A genomic window from Triticum urartu cultivar G1812 chromosome 7, Tu2.1, whole genome shotgun sequence includes:
- the LOC125525616 gene encoding protein trichome birefringence-like 19: MEFHGVKLPAIAHHSRHWHCVLPAAVLTTCLVVLAAMSLPGRVPLMPPLLPSMTGHGRGVNGSCDIFKGEWVPDPGAPRYTNETCPVIHGHYDCMRYGKPDLGFVRWRWRPDGCELPRFDAARFLGAMRGKSVAFVGDSLARNQMHSLVCLLARAERPVPWTKAGYVYRYERHGFAVADFWSPFLVRAVETDRDGPARSGAGLWSLHLDEPDAGWAAHAGMFDYVVVSAGSWFYRPSVFYERGRLVGCSGCLAPNVTDLTLRYSMRLAFRSALRAAVGAPGGRSRTVIVRTISPSHYENGTRSEDGDCVRTRPLRRGQWEMDEEQKEMRRIQVEEFAAAEAAARGKGVRMLLMDATEAMALRPDAHPSKYRLWEPEKFWVSRDCLHWCLPGAMDACNDMLLHMLIG, from the coding sequence ATGGAGTTTCATGGAGTCAAGCTCCCGGCGATTGCCCATCACAGCCGCCACTGGCACTGTGTGCTCCCCGCCGCCGTCCTCACGACGTGCCTTGTGGTCCTCGCGGCGATGAGCCTGCCCGGCCGCGTGCCGCTGATGCCGCCGTTGCTCCCGAGCATGACCGGCCATGGACGAGGCGTCAACGGGTCCTGCGACATATTCAAGGGCGAGTGGGTGCCCGACCCGGGCGCGCCGCGATACACCAACGAGACGTGCCCCGTGATCCACGGCCACTACGACTGCATGCGGTACGGCAAGCCGGACCTCGGGTTCgtgcggtggcggtggcggccgGACGGGTGCGAGCTGCCCCGCTTCGACGCGGCGCGCTTCCTCGGCGCCATGAGGGGCAAATCCGTGGCGTTCGTCGGCGACTCGCTCGCCAGGAACCAGATGCACTCGCTCGTGTGCCTCCTGGCGCGGGCCGAGCGGCCCGTGCCGTGGACCAAAGCGGGCTACGTCTACCGCTACGAGCGCCACGGCTTCGCCGTCGCCGACTTCTGGTCGCCGTTCCTCGTCCGCGCCGTCGAGACGGACCGGGACGGCCCGGCGCGTAGCGGGGCGGGCCTGTGGAGCCTCCACCTGGACGAGCCGGACGCTGGATGGGCGGCCCACGCCGGCATGTTCGACTACGTCGTCGTCTCCGCCGGCAGCTGGTTCTACCGGCCGTCCGTGTTCTACGAGCGCGGCCGCCTCGTCGGGTGCAGCGGCTGCCTCGCGCCCAACGTCACCGACCTCACGCTCCGGTACTCCATGCGGCTGGCGTTCCGGAGCGCGCTCCGCGCGGCCGTGGGCGCGCCGGGCGGCCGCTCCAGGACGGTCATCGTGCGGACGATCTCACCGTCGCACTACGAGAACGGGACGCGGAGCGAGGACGGCGACTGCGTCCGGACGCGGCCTCTCCGGCGTGGTCAGTGGGAGATGGACGAGGAGCAGAAGGAGATGCGCCGGATACAGGTGGAGGAGTTCGCGGCGGCAGAGGCTGCGGCGAGAGGCAAAGGGGTGAGGATGCTGCTGATGGACGCGACGGAGGCCATGGCGCTGCGGCCGGACGCCCACCCGAGCAAGTACCGGCTGTGGGAGCCGGAGAAGTTCTGGGTGTCCCGTGACTGCCTACACTGGTGCCTGCCCGGCGCCATGGACGCGTGCAACGACATGCTGCTTCACATGCTGATCGGTTAA